GTGGTGAAAAGGTGCTGACCCGGTGTTCCTTGTTTTCCATTAAAGATCCCATAACACCTGTCCGTCATATACATGAAATGTATAATGTTGATTGTTTTACTGCTTGCAGACTTTGAGCTCATTGGCTCTTATTTTTGCCCTGCACCATTACAAGCCTACCCCTCTTTATGTGATGGATGAAATCGATGCTGCGCTAGGTACTTTTTGATGAATGCTGGAgctaaatttctaattttatcACATCAATTTTACCTATTTTGTTCTTTTGGCTAAATTTCATTTCTACGTTTCGTATGTTATTGCAGACTTCAAGAATGTCTCTATCGTGGGGCATTATATCAAGGACCGAACGAAGGATGCACAGTTTGTCATCATAAGGTTGGTTGAACCGTTGATTGCTCCGGTGGATTATAACAGAAATCGCTGGTATTATATGAATTTAAGTCTGTCAGTATATATAACGTTATACGCCTTGTCTGGTACAGCCTTCGGAACAATATGTTTGAGTTGGCAGATCGACTGGTTGGGATATACAAAACAGATAACTGCACAAAGAGCATCACTATCAATCCAGGGAGTTTCGTGGTATGCGAAAAAGCTGCTTGACGGAGTTTGCAGATCAACGTGCATGGAGGTCAGGAAATGGATGGCTCAATGCCGTGATCGTTCTTTAGTAATTAGCGCGCGCTTGCAATGCATATAGTAAACTAATTTGTATTTTGAGTAGTTGCTTATGTAAAGCAATTGGCAATGCCCTGTTGCTTTTGGTATTAACTGATGTGTGGTTCGACAAGCAAAACCATGAACTTGTAATATTACTTGATGGGAGAAATAACTTGGTATTTGGGCAAAAGTTCAAAATTTATAATTTGACATGCATCAATtgctttgtttagattcataaacatagaaatttagaagttttgaagaaaaaaaattggatttagTATCTAAAACCTATTGTACTTTTATGTGCAAATGAAAGTGAATTTTAACAAAGTACCAATTATCAATGTCATATGTGAAAGCACAGAACAATCTCAAAAGAACACAagaaatttatgtggttcggcgtAAAGCCTACGACCCATAAacagagattacaaaagagtgtttaaactctcacaagccaaatcctacaaattacaaactttaaacCAAAGTACACTAAACATAGGCTTGGCAATTCTTGACACAATCCAATAACCCGACGCGACACAAcatgaaattaacaggtgttcgggtcgacatgataacgaatcgggtcattatcgggtaacccgataagcacctgttaagataacggattGATTtgggtatacacatgggtaacacgatacacgataagcagaatattaatttaataattttataaccgtaaaaaatactataattatatatatatatatatatatattaaattaactataataattataataattatatatactataataattatacccccaaaatattaactataataactatacccccaaaatattagctataataattatatatatatatatatatatatatatatatatatttttttttttttttaaattaaattttatacccctaaaaactataataattatatgtgcaaaataaatagatttaaatctacttaataaatatatatatataccattgaacttgatgggatacaaattatacgaaactaatttcaacgatccaaccgtcaaacttgtttgcatatgcttcaagatcgcatcattaaaaaatcgcaaaaaacaaacattcaaagattaagtaaccgaacaaaacttttcgacggttataaaacgaaaaatcacgatttaacggttattttaactccgatttttatgattttttacagctacactcattgaccctatatgaatacaatgaatgaattctatcttcaatttaaaatatttacactagtggataccacaaaatcttatattatacttaatgaaagtacaagtaaactcttaagtgttagtgaatttattgttttgatgggatacgctttatacgaaactagtttcaacgatccaaccgtcaaacattcagagattaaataaccaaacaaaacttttcgatggttataaaacgaaaaatcacaatttaacgattattttaacttcgatttccATCTTATGTGTCAGACACCTTATTCTTTAGCTCTTTAGAGTTCAAAGCGGCTTTAACATCTTCCAAACCAAGACTTTCTCTACCAAATAGCATGTTATCGACAAAGTGTTCATATGAAGGAGATAAAGAACACAATAAAGTTATCGCATAATCCTCATCACTAATTTGGTCATCCACACTTTTCAAATCCATCATAAGTTTATTAAATTCATCAACATGCTTAGGAATTGATGCACCTTTATCCATACGAAGAGTATGCAAAATTTTCTTCAAATAAAATCGTTTAGCAAGGGATTTGGCCAAATACAAGCTCTCCATTTGAGCCACAAGTCTGGTGTAGATTTGACGTTACCAACCTCACCCAAGACTTCATTAGATAAAGTCGGTAGGATTGCTCCAAGTGCCCGCTCCATAACGTCTTCCTTTATCTCATCGGTCCATGAATTCGGCAAAGCCTTCACACTCTTGAGCGTCTtcaaataggtaacacaaacctaatttttgcatcatcctaattttgagtCGTAAATCCCAACAAAACCCCCAACCTTTTAGTGTCATTCCAAATTAGTTTCAATctttttaaacattccaaacaaGTACCTAACCTATTGAATATGGCATACCCGTTAAGCCCTAATTAGTTTTTCAAACATAGATTATATTCAAAACTCAGCAACTTTATACATTGGGAACAATATTAATATTAGTTGCCTCAAAATCTAAATATCAAACATAGATTATATATTATGGAACCCAATGGTCAAACAGGTAATGAATTGAATCGAAAATGGACAATTTGAAATGACATCAAGAGAACAATCTCTTAATAAAGAAGAAGGTTCAGAATCCACTTAGGGTTTCAAGGGATCTGTTTTTGCTCATGTGATTTCCTCATTCGCTAATTCTCGGCTAGTAAAGCTTCTAGTTCTTTTTTGTGGGCGGTGAAGATGGTGGTGACTACATCATGACAGTCCATACCATTTCAGCAACCTCCATAACCTTCTTCTCAATGTTGGTGCTTGAATTGTAGGGTAGACTTAGTGGTTTGCATTGGGTTTGGAGGTGATAGCATGATGGGAGTGGTGGTAACTGTTAGTTGGTAAAGGCTATGCTATCatgaactttaaaaaaaatttaacatatTTTTAAGTGGTGCTTAACGGATGCgacattttcaataggttggatacttatttgaaatgtttaaaaatgttGGGACCAATTTGGAATGACACTAAAAGGTTGGAGAATTTTATGTACTTAAtccaaaaaaaattgtagtTTGGGACCtctaatttcaaaatttaaattctatGTAAATAGTTCTCACCTTTAAATTCGTATGAGtgaattataaaaaaaagaaaagaaaaaaataaacccTCAACCACGAGTgattaccaccaccaccactgacCACCATCATCCCTATCATGGTTGCAGCCACAATTACATACCGTTGTCTCCCCCATTTCTGTTGTAGCCACTGCCATTATTGCCGCTGCCACCACCCACCATCATCACCACTGTCTCCACCGCCACTACTAGCATATTTCGTAACTATTATCTCTCATCATTTATATATTATTGACTCTATACACACATTAAAGtccatatttaaattttcattgttcttttaagtTAACTAGAAGAAAATCTGCAAATTCTAGAAAACAAAATtccatcatttcaatttcctttattttagaattccttagtaatcttaaatttcccCATCCAAGCATGTGTaagaatttccaaattttttatagATCCGTTGATCTGTAAacgaaaatttcaatttgaatcatgggGAGCATATAAGTATAGATACTGATACCAAATGATAGGATACAAATATTGAAAGGATAAAAATTGTAGAGGATGAAAAAGGAAATGcatagcaaaagaaaattagacAAGGAAAACACCAATCATTTCACCTGTAACTCTCTTTATATCAAGAATAGagttaaaaaaagaaattagcAATCTCAAACGGGGCACTTTGAGCCCCGTTAggcattgcttttttttttttttttcccaccaAAAGCTGCTTTACTTTAAagttaaacaataaaaaaatgtttgacaaaataaaatatcctaccttatttctcttttctttcccttCGTTTTACAATGTAAAAAGTTGagaatagcaagcaaagcaactAGAAAACCATAAAAGAAACGAAAACACCAGATAATATGATTTCCGTAGCTGTTTTAATTAGCtaacacttaaatcaaaacctTTTGGAATAATTAAAgataataatttatatagacaaaaatattttttacacttaGACGCATTTAAATAAAGCTTAAAAATGCTATAAACATCACACATATGGAATTGTGGCAGAATACTTCACAATCATAGCTTATTTAACCATTGTTGCTGGACCAAAATTATACTCAAACTAGTAAATAATTAAACATCAGGGACGTACGGCTCAAAGAGCTTCACACAGGGATTTGCATCGTACTGCATAATGTCGGCTGCACGCTCAAACTCCTCCCTTAGAACTTTTATGCTGTACTTGTCCACCACTCGACCCAGGTCGTGGGATATCTCGAAAGGGTCTTCTATGCATATCAAATGCCGATCATTCCCAACCCTCCTTGTCCAGTCCTTTTCCCGCTTGCTGAACAAATTAACATCACAGCTAAAGTTGGTTAGTTGCAAGGTTCTTCTCTTTTGGGTAAATAATTACAAGAAAGTTCGTAGTTGAAGGTTTCCATTGGCAATAAGTTGGACAACTACAGCTCTTAATCACAAGCTACAAAACCTCTACTGACGATGGGGGCAACAAACTATAAATAAAAGGATTTAGGTTCAACTCTGGCCCGAAAAGTAATTTAAATGACATTCATCAAAGTGATATTTTATTCAGAATCCATGGGTTTAACAGACTGAGTTCCCCCTAATTCAATCACTTGAGATCAAACAACTATTGATGAATGAAACGCTCAAGCATGCCTGCTATAGTTCCTCAAAACAAACTTAATAGTTTTGTCAAACGTGATCTGTGAAATACATCGACTAGATTCTCTGCTCAGTGTAAAacgcacaaaaaaaaaagataaaatattaCTGAAAGGTAATTAGATATCTCATGGACATGAATCAGAATATGATATATGAGCACATGAAGTCCAGCATATTTGCATAAATTTAGCTTCAAAATGATGCAAGACAGTGGCATCTACCTAATACTAGCCTAATATGCAAATGCTTCTCTCAGAACATTCAACTGATGACAATATACCTACTGTCCTTATTTGAAACACATTTGATAAATATATCAATTAATAATCCATTCAACTAATATCTTCAATTACTTACCTTAATAAACATAAGAGATTCTATATCTCACCTGATTAAGCTTCCCGTACGAACAGAAATGACGGAATTTGCATAATCATGGCTATATGCCCAGTAATTGAAAAATCCCCACACGAGTCTAGCAATAGGTTCCTTGTTATGGGACCCAAAATCTCTTAGTTTGTCTACTTGATCAAAGAAAGAACATTCAACGTTCTCTACAGTGACAGAGTACGTTGTTTGCATTCCCTGAAAGAGAAAAAAGGTTGTGCTTAAGCACCGAAAAAGAATGATATTGAAATGATGTCCATATATGCCTTGATGTCCTTCCGTTGAAGACATCAACTAGGAAGTAGGAACACATACCTGTAAGCAGGGGAGAATAGCAGGTCTGCGATGTTGTAAGAAATGAATGCACATCAAAACATACCTGAAATTAAATGCAAACATTAACAATTTCGAGGTAGCTGGCAGAAAGTCATAAACACACAAACCAAAAGTTTTTGAATAAAGCAAAGACTCTAGGTAGAAGTAGCCAAAGTATCTTGTGTCGAAAAAGTGAAGCAGAGTAATCGAATCAATGTCAATGGCATCTGTCGCTGAAGACTTTTTACCACTAATTTTGGGAATGAGAGATTCAGAAGTTAACTTACGCATAGCTTGATAAAGTTCCATGGTAAGTTTCATTGACTCCTCTTGACTTGGCCCAATGTTTCACAATAAAAGCCAATTGCCGTAATCTTGCATCAATTTTTGCATAATCACGAAGAAGCTTTGTATTTATGACAGCCAAAACATTGTTGATGCATATGTCACAGGAGATTCCAGTGACAGGATCCATAAGCTTTACTATGGGAACCCTAGCACGTGTCAACGCCTGACAAACAGGAATACTTAAATAACACATAAATATTATAAAACTCTAGGAGAATTAAATTACTGGAAATACTGTTGCCCATAGTAAATGTATTGCTTTGATAAGATACATGAAGCATAATGAGTTTATATGCTGTTTCATGAAAATCCTAAAACTAGATGATATGGGAACTGTTCCACCATCCTTTCACAGTACACAGTACATGCAGGATAGGGGACTTCATGTGCCTCAGGATTGTACGAACACCACCTTGTcactaaacaaacaaaaaggctGACGCATTTCCTGGATTTGAAAGTGAAGATGGAGGATGTCAAGAATCCCTTCCctgataaaaaaatattgttttcaaACACCTCCCTCCCTCTCAACCAACAACCAACACCCCCCGccccccacaaaaaaaaaaaaaaaaaaaaaaaaacacatttcaTAATTGATTGCCTAGTTGGACATTGACAAAACAGCAATACAAGTTACAGAACCACAAGATGAACATTCAATAATAGTATAACAGCCCTATATCTTGAATATCAGAGTCTAGCATATAAAAGTCTAATATCATCATGAATACCAAAGCCTTGCATCTTAAACGATAGGTAATTTCCTAAATCTCCTACTTCCATACATCAACCATTAAGTATAGGTGGCCAAACAATATTTTGCATAGGTAAACCCCCAAAGCAGGAATAGCGACTATATTAGGGAATATAATAATGTACAAATTCAAATACAGAAAGTTTCCCTTATCAACTGAAAGAAGCCCAGTTGCTCAAATCATTTAAGCTCAAAATGGTAATTCAGCTTTTGTTTTCTGCACCATCAGATAATCATTTTTCTCATTATGGTTAAAATTTAGCCCCTCAAATAATTTTATATCTATGTCTCAATGTAAGAAGCACATCGGTCAATACAATGACCTACACACTGCAAGTAGCATCTGTCAAgatttataaatgaaaaatctaaAGTTTTATCCATCACACAAACTCATGAGGAGAAGGCACTTTGATTCACCTGCACATTCTGTAGACTGTCTGATTGCAAAATATCTGCCAACCTCAATAAGAACTCTGACTTGTTAATGTTTGCCTCATCAATTGCAAGACAGAGATCAATATCACTTTTAGAAACCCCAAATGAGTTGCCACACGATCCGTAGATGTATAGTCGAGCTTCAGGCCATTCTTTAGTAACTAACCTCTCCAATAATGTAAACAATTGCTTCTGCTTAGCCTTCTCTTCCTCAGTCGGTATCAAGGAATCATAAATTGCAAGAAATGGAGCATTTAGCCTGTCTATGTCCATGCGACATTGCATCTGTCTTTTGAAGATTCTCATTCTTTGGTTAAGTAGGTGTTGTCCTCTGTTATCTGATCTTGACTCCTGATAACAAAAACTATAAGTAATTAACATCTAAACCATTCATTGCTTTGAATAATTAAAGAATACACATACGCGTACAACCTATAGCATCTTATAAGGACCTGACTTGAGAATCAGTGTCTCAGCCATTGGATTAGGTATGAATGGATAAGATACACAGCAGataataatgggtgtaatgcTTCTTAATCACGATCAACAAGTGATGTCCCAATAAATCTCCATACATATTGCATTAATTGTTGTTGAGCAAAAGAGTTTGGTATAACCCAGACTGCATATTCAGGCATGACTTCACTTTATTGAACACTATCTACGCATTAACTTGAACTATAACATTAATTCAGCAGGAACAAATTTACTCCCCATAGCATTCAAAACCTTTATATGTATTGTAATAGAAACAAAGTTTTAACCTTTTCACGCGCATTATGGTGTTGCTTTGCCTCATTCTTTTTATCCCTGTCATCATCAACCAACTGTTGGCTTCCATCTTCAACGTCTTTTCTCGCCTTATCTCCATGTTGTAAATTCATCATCGACTCTTCAATCTCCAAAGCAGAAGCCGAATGGAGATTGGTGCCAGTGGGCAGACCAGGCTCATCAGGCTGTGCATTGAACCCTAATCCCCGAACCCCATTGCCTCGAGTTCGACCATCTTCATTTGCCAATCTTCTCATCCTCTCATCTTCAAAAGAAACATCCCTGTTCCTCACAAATTCACTCGAACTCTGCCTATCCCTatccacattatgctcaaaCTCCCTCCTATTCCCAGAATTCCAACTCCCTCCTCCCCTCGCATTGTTCCCAAACCCTGGCGGCGGAGTATTCCTTTGAAACTGCTTTCCCCTTCCACTTGCACCTCCGCCTTGCTGTACCTGCTCCCGAGAATTGAAATTCGAACCGAAATTATCGTGATTCCCATGCCGGAACTCATTGGAAGTGGAAGAATTGTTAGAACTCAAATTGAGATTCCTGTCGAAGCTATTGCTGAGCTTCGAAACCTCAGAGGAAATGCTGGCATTTGCTGAACCTTCGGGGTTTTGGACAAGGTCGCCAGGCAAATAACTAAACTTGAGCTTCTGATCTTGATGCTGATTCAGCTGGGCAAGGTTTTGGAGGGGATTATTGTTTGGACTCTGAAAGCCGACTAGATTCCTCAAATCCTCGAGGTTTCCCGGGAATTGGTTTCCGGCGAACTGGGGAAAGGGATTCGGGGGAGAGGAAGAGGGATAAGGGCTTTGGGGAAACCCTAGGAAGTTGAAATTAGGAGGAGGGGACTGCGTGGACCAGAGGGAAGAAGGGTTGGGGAGTTGAGGGTGATGATCTTGGCCGTTGGATGATACCCACGGCGGCATATGCGGGAACGGGAGTGTGGGTCCCACCGCAGCAACCGCCGGATCGAGCACTAGAGGCGGTTGCTGTTGTTGTGGGGAGGGGgactggtggtggtggaggttgGGCTTTTGTTGTTGGAGCAAGGAGAGGAGGAATTCGCCGCCGTTAGAGGACGGGAGAGGCGGCGCGTCTCCTCCACCGCCGGCCATTGGGGTGGGGATGGGCTGGGAGGATGAGTACGGGGTTAAGGTTGTTCAGTTTTCAGAGCAGTCGCGAAGTGTTAAGGGAATCTCTTCAACTCTGGAGTGAGAGAGTCAGACTTTTTTATTGGATTTGATTGGGACCCGAATAGAAAATAGAAGCAGTATTGTTTGATAACAGTTTTCTGTCGCGTTTACGACTTGATACAACGAAGGATGTTTAAAAGAAACTTATGTCCATTCAAATAACTTCATGTTTATAATTGAAATTATTTCTATTGTGTCTCGAAAGAtcgtctttataaaaaaaaaattaaagttaaatAGATAATTTGTAATACTTTTACTATTCTGTCTACCTGTTTTTATGTAGTTTGATAGCTAAATGACCTTAGTTTAATTGATTATTTGCACAACAGTTCTAAtcataaaatgaaattttatgaaTCAATCTTATTTATCATTTGAGTAACCAAGTATTATTCTACAACATATGTGCATCATAATCATCTCAATAATGAATAGAAACTCATAATCAAAACTTTTTGTAACTGATTTACAAAACTACATGCTTATGATCGAAACTGGTCTATTATAAATTACTTTGTAAATATCATCTCagcaaaaaatcaataaaaactaAAGTAACTTTAGTTAATCAATCGTAGCATATAGATCAATGGTTCGTTTAGTAAATCAACTGCAGTATTTTGAACTGTCTATCTATTTAATCATGTTAATTAAGTAAacgatcttagttttaattgactttttgttataaataggcaaaagttagagagataaccttggTAGGGACATGGGCGAGGTTGTTGCAATATATTATACTAACACAAAATGATTGCAGGTAAGAGAGAAATATGAGGATACTGAAAATATTctaacttttctttctttttcactcTATCTCTTTGAACACTCGTAATGCTCTATATATAGAGCAAATACTTTGAAGGGAAACAAATTATACTATTAAGCTTGTGAAAAGTTTACTGTatgcatgtgggcatacataCCTACTATTTACAACattcccccttggatgcccacatatcaacatcagttgcctcgttaaaaccttacttggaaaaacccagtgaaaaaaaaaaaccatagcgaaggaaaaagagtacaactttacccgGATTGTTGATATGGTGTTAATCATACTTATGTTGCcttgttaaaaccttgataggaaaaacccaatgggaaaaatcctaatcgaaggaaaaagagtacttagtgagaactttggtacaacagaaaatgttaagtttgtgaccttcgctagattacttcggtcactagtgtggataagtatgtaaatggatagagacagggaagcaaacataagatgtacgtggttcacccagattggctacgtccacggagtagaggagttctcattaattgtgaagggtttacacaagtacataggttcaagctctcattttgtgagtaatagtgaatgatttagtacaaatgacattaggaaatattgtgagagaatgatctctatttatagatgagagtttctagtttcattttgacattgacacgtgtcgtgttgtgattggcttctgatgttgacatgtgtcgcgctatgattggcttatgatgtcgacacgtgtcacgctgtgattagcctcctggttggagggaaacttttctaggtccttgactgtataacgttgactggtgctcagtagtttcgggagtggtcaagtatggtacaattagtgctcccctaagttcctgagtgagggaagctcctcggttgggaacttgcaagatccaagccattgagtaatcatgaaacttctaagtatcgaagtgtggtatcattttcacttgccttatctgtctcatatgtaaatgtggtatcttctctagaagtacttttcctccatccaggggtggtatctttaaccgataaagatgcacaaggtaatgtaacaatttcacttgaagcttacttgtagtttcgggcttggtcaagtgcgatacaacccctatagtaggagtcccctaagtcgccgagctaggagatttgccgaatgaggtaacagacaaggtaagcaatcagacttccaagcaagtaacctggattggaggttcgacttcggcttccggttgattgttctccttctccttgtgtcgtaaatagtaacaaggataaggagaagcaaatggagaagagatgatatgaaatacttttgcttttgaagaagtaactttccacaagcttattcttgaactgggctggagggttttctagtttccttcaaagtataaggccgactcaagaatttgagggtcaaaacaagtctatcaaatctagactacgttcgaccttgataatatgggatacttttgttgttgacaaagtagtggatgtatcggcacgtgttctgttacacttatctccacatgcttccttatatccttcttacttgccctatatgttcatcaggcagatgtggtatcttatctagaagcataagatgttgaagatgagtacttgagagcaatgccaggtaagtaatcaggtaaggggttccaggcagtgaGTTCCTGACTgaaaagcttgattccaagtgctgattgattgctctctttctccttgtcttgcaggtaagaacaaggccaaaggaaaatataggaaaaaaacatgatatgggatactcttgcttttaaccttgatgatatgagatactcttgttctggtgtcgcttgtttgcagaggtattatcggggggaaaagaagctgagtatttcgagagactctgttgagagtgccctttcggatgtgaagaaaagttgagcattttttttatttgcaggtctgcctggctatggaggatggaggtcgacatatataggagtttccctaacaacaagtaataatgctattccttta
This is a stretch of genomic DNA from Malus domestica chromosome 02, GDT2T_hap1. It encodes these proteins:
- the LOC103405731 gene encoding UTP:RNA uridylyltransferase 1; translation: MAGGGGDAPPLPSSNGGEFLLSLLQQQKPNLHHHQSPSPQQQQPPLVLDPAVAAVGPTLPFPHMPPWVSSNGQDHHPQLPNPSSLWSTQSPPPNFNFLGFPQSPYPSSSPPNPFPQFAGNQFPGNLEDLRNLVGFQSPNNNPLQNLAQLNQHQDQKLKFSYLPGDLVQNPEGSANASISSEVSKLSNSFDRNLNLSSNNSSTSNEFRHGNHDNFGSNFNSREQVQQGGGASGRGKQFQRNTPPPGFGNNARGGGSWNSGNRREFEHNVDRDRQSSSEFVRNRDVSFEDERMRRLANEDGRTRGNGVRGLGFNAQPDEPGLPTGTNLHSASALEIEESMMNLQHGDKARKDVEDGSQQLVDDDRDKKNEAKQHHNAREKESRSDNRGQHLLNQRMRIFKRQMQCRMDIDRLNAPFLAIYDSLIPTEEEKAKQKQLFTLLERLVTKEWPEARLYIYGSCGNSFGVSKSDIDLCLAIDEANINKSEFLLRLADILQSDSLQNVQALTRARVPIVKLMDPVTGISCDICINNVLAVINTKLLRDYAKIDARLRQLAFIVKHWAKSRGVNETYHGTLSSYAYVLMCIHFLQHRRPAILPCLQGMQTTYSVTVENVECSFFDQVDKLRDFGSHNKEPIARLVWGFFNYWAYSHDYANSVISVRTGSLISKREKDWTRRVGNDRHLICIEDPFEISHDLGRVVDKYSIKVLREEFERAADIMQYDANPCVKLFEPYVPDV